The Hypomesus transpacificus isolate Combined female unplaced genomic scaffold, fHypTra1 scaffold_187, whole genome shotgun sequence nucleotide sequence TTTTCTCCATATTCGTAGCCGACAAATGTTGATGTTAACATTCAACATATGTAGCAAAAGGGGCATGTAGAGGACGGTCTGTAAGAATATTTCTCAGTAGTTCGGTGCAGATTAATGGAAACAATTGAGGTGAGGCTACTATGGTCTTTTGATATGCACTTCCTGAGTACAGTCAACCCCTGCAATTGTCCTGGTACAGTTGACGCTGCACAATGCCACCTTCAaccttcctttcctctcataGCAGATGGGAGCTCGGATGAAATAGATATTCCCCTGCGTCATCTGTTTGCTGACCAGGAGCTGGTGAAGAGCCACAGCCTGATGAGTCTCAACTCGGTCAACTGGTCACGGATCATGATCCAGCTGGCACACTTCATATACGCCTACCTAAAGATGAGCGGACTGGAACAGACAGTGACCGGGGCACCCTTGCCTGTCCTAGAAGTAGTAGTGCCCACCGGAGGAGCAGGAAATATTGCTGGTGAGAAGCACTGAAAAATATATAAGTATTTGTGATCAGAGACTGTAACTGAGATATTCCCTTGGAAACCCCTAATTGGTATGCTGCCACCGCGACCTGAACCCGGATAAGCATATGATGATAAATGGATAGATGGACGGACAGACTGTAACTGGCATTTGAATGGTGTTGGAGGAAATGTTCACTGTTTTCAGATGTGGGACTGTATTCATAGGAAAATGGATGTCTATTTTTCTCTATTGTTATACATGTTGTCATTGTACACATGCCATGTGTTTCCCATAGTCATCCCTTCCTTCTTGCCCCATCTCAGCTGGCACCATTGTAAAACTGATGGGGGTACCGTTGCGCCTTGTTGCTATGGTGAACTCAAACAACATAGTGCACAGGACAGTGAAGAGTGGGGACTTCTCCATGGCATCCAACATCACAAGGACCTTGGCCCCAGCCATAGacattcaggtgtgtgtgtacatttacatgagCACATAAACTACCATGTCTACAGTGGTTTGCATTGTGATAGATTACGTTTCTTTATTTTATATCTTGCATTCTCTTAGGCTAAGTCTCTGTCTGCAGTGTTGGGAAACCCTGAAAAATCAAGCATTTCATTGCCAATAATGCTGTAATGTGCACATAAACATGAACTTGGACACTACTGATTTCCCACCTCAGGACCCATACAACATGGAGCGTGTGTTTTGGCTGCTGTCTGGGTGGGATGGAGCCCTGGTGAAAGCCATGATGGAGGAGTTCCAACAatcccacagacacactctgccTGAGGGTCTCCACAAGCAGGTCTGTAGCACGCACCCCCACAAATCACTTGTAAACAACCTGCACTCTTAATATCTCTTCTATGTGGCTTAGAATCATAAGGATGTCAAGCATACTATACCAGGGCTCTACGCTAACCTTTTTCCCAAGGAGTAAAtcctaaatgaaaaaatgtagGCACACAAACAAATTTAGGAGCACAGTGAAAAGACTAGGTTTCAATTCATTACATACATATTTAtactatgtgtgtgagtgtgtatgtgtgtagtaaGGGACCAGTGTTGGGTAGTAATGCGTTACTCAGTAATGAGGGATGTGAaatgattaaacattttaattaaattaatcacaggtttctgtggattaatcatgattaatcacATATTACCGATTTTCTCTGTATATTTTTGTGAGAATAAAAAGATTTATAACAAAAGACGGATATATacatttaacttttttttttttattcataaaaaaaaaaaaaaaacaatggtgCTGCAACTCAGCAGTTCTGTAGCAGTTCTCTTTGCTATTATGAAACATTAATATAATTTTCATCCTAAACATAATTCGGGCTTCTTGTATGGTTGaagaaaacatttttattttctttttaaatcaaACTAAAATTTCTCTTTTTGTCAAACCATTAACCACACTATGACACAATCTAATGCCTCTAAAGGCCCTCTTAGCTAGTCTTTCTTTAGCCAGTTGGTGAAGCAAACTAATATGTTCACATTCTCTGACAGTAAAGCTGACCGCTTCTTTTGCACAATGTGTCCTGCGACTGAGAACATTCTTTTACACAGAACCGTGGATGCAGGAGTGGCTAGATATTTGCGAGCTTGCAGTGAGGCCAACTGATCATGGGCTCCTGAATGAGATGACCACAACTCTAAGGGGCAGTCCTCCATACCAATGCTGGGCTCTGCTCTGTACCTGTGTAGGGCTCtgttaccccctttccaccaaagtgaaccgggagctagttcggacctggtgctagagccagttcggagctggttcaagaacggagcttactaagaaccggtttgcttttccacgggcgagagccaccacagagccacgtcattatgtcactgtatacgtctcatatttcccagcaacgctagtgcggtagcgccaaacacaacatcaacaatggcggacgtttcgttgctgttgttgctcatggttatgcgaacctacatcggcatccaaacacggcgcatccaacgtgtttgttcaactcgccatttgtatagaaagagattacaatcgagaataataaaagtcggagcaaatttttttttgttggtcacggtaaccccgccccaagcggtttattggttcgtaaactagaccagctccgaagtggtgctcgttgcgaaccacgtacgaaccacttttttccggttcccagtctgtcaaaagaggaagaactggttcgcgattaggcaccggctccgaaccggcacccaaaatgcgttggtggaaaaggggcaTGTGAGGCTGCTGCACCGCTTCATCTGATTCAGAATCTGAGCCCATTACTAGAAGGCTAATTTTCTTCTTGGGTGCCATATTCAGCAGCTTGTGGAGCCCTCCTGGCCCTGGATGACTGTACCTGCAGCAATCTTTCAAGTGTGGTCCAACACCTCTGGTCTGTCACTCTTGGGTAGGCTCTTCAGGTCATTCAAATATGGATCCAGCGCTGTTGCAATCTCGAGCCATTCATTGTTGGTATTTTCTTTAGGGGAGGCTAGGTCTGTCTGGAATGCCAGCTTAAATTTCACCACATATGCAGGGTCATCTTCAGTGACTTCTACATCATGACGCAGGTGTTAGAGAGCAGTCAGCACCACAGAGCAGGAGACATAGGCCTCCCCACCCAGAATTTCAGTTACATACCTTcagtggaaacacacacagggagagacacagaggaagatggaggaggtgagagagaattAAGTTAGTagttaaaaatatataatttgaaTTTAATCAGTTCAACTTAATGTTAGCCTAATAGTCACATTATCATGGATTGCTTACTTGCAGGGCTCTAAAAGAGACCCCAGTCTCTGCAGTTTGTCCCATTCCTGTTGTGTCAGCATCACTAGTTTGTGGTTCTGCTGGTCCAGGGCTGCTGTCACCGCATCCTTATTGCGGATCAGACACTTAACCATGTCCAGCATTGAGTTCCAGCGTGTTGGGACGTCTTGGATCAGTGGCTGCTGCACCTGCATGCGGTTCTCTTGCTCTGCGTTGAGCTCCGACGTGTTtgcccttacggaaagaaaatatatttaccaatatatgatttgaaataaatttttatatattgtaatatattattttccattacattgaccaatatattatacatggaaatacatgggataatatattgatgataaatatattactaatatattataaactataatatatattcatgtaatatattgcaatatattgcagaatacagcaatgattgccgttttccatatattgcaatgtATGGaatatgaatatataatatatgtggtaatatatcccaaaatatattatgtattcataaataaccaccataatgtatgccGCTTTATacgggaaaatgtatgggtaatatatgtaaagatagtgtcacatgtatgcttcatatatggtagaatatattttaaatatatgtaaaatgatatagaaagatatattgtacaatgcatgtgtacatatgtgagaacatgcccatacaatgtacagacatatatggtgatatttacatatcgaaccggcaaccttctgattaataacctgattccctaatcgctcagccatctagaaagTATTCTAATtaggttgtcaacggcagtatttcaaatggaatcccgattcaaacagtaccacctgctaactgaaaatgtgcccccaaaaacgtaaataccgtaagattgacatttatttagggggaaatggctaattcaaaagacgtttgctggaagcgatcattgtcagtatatatttcaaatatttttccatataattttacctatatttaaaatatattccacaatatattgaacacatatctgtacatatgTTTCATGtctatctttccatataattaggattcccccgtcaggaataggctttaaggtgacttcccctgaagtaccctgcaaagtttcaccttaatatgtgaaaatatgactgaattggAGCTGTTTTGtacggagcccctaaagggacatggaaaaaaaaaatatatataaaaaaaaaaaaaaaaatctgaaactttctggtgcgcacgagaaactttctggtgctCACGAGAAACGTTCTCGTTACCACGCTTAAGTATCTGGTGGATACCGCATGCACAGAAGCGTgcattagatctgctgttacatGCGTGGAAATGACTTTTAAGGACGTTTGCTTGCGAGTCGCCACCACTATATTATCTAGAAAGACATTCAAAACGAATTTTGAagttgtgttgtctgttttggAACAAGGGATACACCCGTCTTgagcaggggtctcatttataaacgtgGCGGTCTCAACATCACATGGTCCACTATGGTTGCAGGAGATGccctgactgcatggaatacaggataacatcatacatcctacctttagataactgcagaacactaAATatgtgtataactaaatatatgtatttaataatgtgcatatatcatcatgtcaaaaactggaaatacagttatAAGCCCCGGCGCAATCGCAACActttacgtcctcgttatcatttcaaactttaatactgttcataataaacgcttttgttttcaaattgtatctcgactcggggtatcgctggcacagttgatggcagcagcaatatGCTGCAACTCGCACAGTTTATATTGGTGATCCaacggccaccaaataatgtggttttcgagcctccacctcgcctacaagtaacagtgtctgagaagatactttctcgtgcgcaccagaaagtatCTCGTGAGCACCAGAAACTTtcggaatttttttttttttttcatttttttttttttttatgtccctttaggggctccgtagatttgagcttggaccaaatgtgactatgattgccataggaaaAACGTCTAATTTTATTATtgagtaactgaacactgcaaaatctagatcttggaatggctcaattggatgagaggttgtgctggtaaacgaAGGGTTCCATGTTCAACTCCATACATAggcatttttgttgttgttgacaaaacagtttctagttttctgggtaatcccggtgtaactatctattatgtcaatttaacaatattttgccattttgaaggaggaattcgccattgctgcttgcagctatatttatttttacatataattcaaatatattctaccatatattaaacatacatgtgacactatatcttacatatattaccaatacattttcccatataaatcggaatacattatggtggtatttatagatataaaattgcatatattttgggatatataaacgcatatattatatattcatgttgaatatgttgcaatgtattgtacaatataaatattaaatcccatatatggacatatattgcctaatatatcacattatattttccaatatactgcaatatatttttcttCCGTAAGGGTGTTTGAAGTGGCTGACAATTTTGCAACACTTGACAAAGCATTCACAAATCCGCTGTCAGCGAGGCTAACGGTGATGCTTCTCTGCAAGATTTGAGGGATTAGTCTAGCCGTGGCTATCATATTGCGTGCACTGTCTGTCCCTATAATGGTCGTTTTGTCTTCAATTGCCCAGTTACTTGCAACTGTTTGGAACTGTTCTGCACATGCCTCTGCAAAGTGGCGCCCTCTGTTTTCATGCACGTTAGTGTAAACAACTTTAACTTCCATTTGTCGGTGATTCGAtgcagtggcggtcctagcacatttggtgccCCGGCAGAGTACGCGGAACGAGTGGCACGAGCACAACCGCAAACACACAAATTGCGGATAAAGCCGCCCCTCTCTGCGGAAAATTCCGGCCCTAACTTCGTGGCGTCCCGGGCGGCTGCCAGGTCGGCCCATGCCTAAAACAGCCCCTGATTCGATATGCAGTTACACCCAGGTAGTTATCGTTACTCACAGAGGTCCAGTGATCCCCTGTCAGCGCCACATGTTTCGTATCAGCGaagtcatttaaaaaaaaattcgtTTCAGCTTCATACACCTCGTGTATTTTTTTCAATATTGTGCGTCTTTGCGGTGCTTTGATGCTCGAGTTCCCTGTTGCCACTCACAAAACTTTGGTGTACTCCTCGTCTTCAACAATATTAATCTGcctacagctttttgcaatcCATTTGGCAACTGTGCGAGTCAACTTGTCACAGGCAGACTTGTGAGGGGCCtacgctgttcagtgagggtggtttggcgcaTTCCACTTGAACTCCACTCGCCGACCAACGCATGCTTTGTGTTGAGATGGTACTTTAGGATGGCATTGATAACGTCTTCCCGcagagtgtgcatatcacttttgttttattgaatgtTCCATCCTTGATTTTTTGGAACACGAACGTCCCATCCATAAGGTCTTCAGGTTCGTCAGAATTATCCAtgtagttttttggggggatggCAGCTGCCGTCTGACTGCATTAGAGCGGCGACTAGTAATTAATCAGGTAATTTAATCATAACTTATTAACGCACTATTTTTCACAGCTCTATCAGTAATACATTACTGTAATATTATTACTTTCCCCAGTAACGAGTAGTGTAAGGCAGAACAATTTCCAAAACAGTAATTATATTACAGTTATTAATCCAAGTAACGTTGCGTTACTGCGtttcaaattatttttttttgtctaaGGTAGGCCATCTTATGATCACGTTTACGCACAGGAGGTCAGGTCGGGCAGGTCACGTCGGATACTAACCAAAAAGCGAAACAAAGGATGGAGGAtgtgggaagagaagagaggcatACTTTCCACAGCTGGAAGTATTCTCATTATTTTGAGTTTGTCAAAGATGCAGAGAACATTGTTGTCCATTGTAAACTTTTTGCGAGTAGCAAAACACTTTCAACCGTGAAAAATACAACATCTAACTTATTGAAGCATCTGATATGGCAGCACTGCAATGTCTGATTTGTCTCTGAGGTTTGAGAAGCTTATGCTAATGAGATATAATCATTGTTTCACTTCTGAACAGGACTAAGGCTGAACGATTAATTGCATTCGCGATAATATCGTGATGTGACAAAACAAGATTTTGTAATCGCAAAGGCTGCAATTTTACTTTGGTGCACGTTACACTTTACCTTGACCTGTACGATGGCCTCAGGCTCGACAGAacctgacactacagacactTTGCCAATTATGCTTTTAAAAAAGATGCTGTGCAGTGTCAAGTATCAAAATGTTTCAAAGTAACTCCATATTCATGTACGAAATTACTCAAGCAGTAGCGTTCATCGCGAAAGATATGATGCCCCTCGgtgatacacatacagtaggatCACTATGGCTGTCAGTGCCATTATGTTTTTGTTAGGCTACTGACTGGACCAGAAATGTTCAGACagtatttctttttcttttaagatttaacctttagatgcgtgactTCTAAATATTTCCTACTGTCCACACagtgaaagttttttttctctccaaaacGGTAGCTAGTTAGTTAAGAAAGTGCAACCCACATGTTATAAGCCTACGTATAGCTCTGATTTACCAAAATATTTTTGAAGATGTACAGGCGGTATGTTTTCCTTTATTTTTCGGAACTTTGTGTGTTATGTAGCTGACTGGAGATCAGTAGTATATATCTAtatttattaataataaatCATATAATAATCGCATATTAAATCGCAATTTCAATATTAGTCAAAATAATCGCAGTTAGCTTATTTTCCAAAATAGTTCAGCCCTAATTAGGACCTtgcttaaaggagacatgacatgaaaacttatGTTAGGTTAATgttaggttatttaacattaatatgagttcccctagcctgcctttggtcccccagtggctagaattttcgataagtgtaaaccaagccctgcgtgttcttctccgcctttgacaaaatgaaggctcaaacgctctgtttgaaaatctcctccaagtgacgtagatacgagaaaggttacctcccctctctctgctttgcccgctcagatcatctggccatgagaaactgagctgccaccgtgcaagggcgagtgcgatatcggtttttcctggagagacatcatggcgagcaaacaaacgaagcataacagttgctcattgcttggatgtgcaaatcaaaacaaaagtatttttttagttccttcatccaagcttctgcacaaccagtatctaaatttgattttcgctggaattgtgCCGACACAACattgcgccaaacatttcagcctctactgtttcctcaacttgagccaatacaaaactggccttgctgaaataaaattctggatcattactaactctccttggtcaagctacaaaccttggacaagtaagctaactaacgctatatcattttgttgctttactgtatatggttacctagcttgctacccttagaatgtggctgtaacagctgagttactgttgcttatGTAAAGATCGATGGCATCAAGTaggctatgtgtgtgaatacaaacgctgtaacgccagtgttgtgcacttctttgttatttggataaccgttatgctgttggtgttatggcacgggcgatatccgcctttctcctcattgaaattatttatgagtgtgcacctctgcaaaccagggtgatcagatgagaatgggcaaattcaaggcatattacagcaacggggctacgagctagctgagttactgtcgctaatttaaaggtagatggcatcaagcgtgtgtgtgaatacaaacgctgtaacgccagtgttgtacacttctttgttatttggataaccgttctgctgttggtgttatggcgcgcgatatccgcctttctcttcattgaaatgactatgagtgtgcacctctgcaaaccagggtgatcagatgagaatgactcaatttgaggcatcttacagcaacgggggctacgagccattgcgatacatccgttgtaaacattagcgcatgttgccgcccctctcttcctcattagcatttaaagctacagacaccaaaacagcgcgttctgaggaaagctcattgtgggactactcgtagtggctataattctgcaccatggctgaatttcgggaaagagacttcagatacagtattaggggaccactaaggcctatataaaagcatccaaaaacagcatttcatgtctcctttaatgtCAGTGCAGAGAAACATGTAAATTCCACACTGTGCCCCAAATTCATTTTGTTTTTGCTCATAATGTGACTTAgatctgtttttttttcacaacAGTGTGATCAACAGAAATCACATAATTTTTTATATGTGAACATATACTGTATCCCATCAGGTTTGAGAGGCTACAATGTTTGCAGTTATGGAGTTTGGCTAATTGTTGACCTTACATCCTGTAAGGTTAATTATTGTTCCAATTAAGTGGATCCAGTTCTAAAAGGAGCTGGCACAGGTACAGGTTGTATGTAACTTTTTGGGAAGGAGGGGGTAGCAAAAGTAATATTGTAATGTAACGAGTAATGtaaccaattacttttgatacCAAGTCAtaagaaatacaaaaataaaaaggaaTTGTATTACTTTTTAAAGGAGGATTATGTTAAGGAGGATAATGTATTACATTTCCTGAGTAACTGAGCCCAACACTGTAAGGGACACATCTCTGGAATATGGAAAGATTAGACGCTAACCAATTGGATGCATTGATGGTCCAAACGTCTTCAGGAGTTCAAAACGACAAATTCTGTCATCCTAAAACATCCAAATGCGTCGTCTTAATGCAAAATTACAGGTTTTGGCATATGCCTTGGTGGAACAGCACATAACCGACTACCAAAATAAGACATTGACCCATGCCTACTTTAGAATTTTGTTTGGCATAAATATGGGTGTAAAATACATACATGCTTTATGTAACAAACATTACATTGGACTCATTGTTATTCTGTGCAGTCAGACATGACTGCACAGAATAATGATGATTTGTAAGTTTGTTACATGTGGTTTGTTTACTATGCAATTCAGTGGCGGAGTGAGCCCCATCATGGCTCAAACCTAGTCAACTTTGCAATGGTTAGCTGGCTAGCTCTGACTAAAGCACCAGCTACAGTTTACACTTACCTACAGTTTGGCATTTAACGTTAACTATTATCATATCAACAGATAGCCTGCTCTGTTTCATAAGTTGtgaaatatatttcaaatacaAATTTTCCAATGTATAATACAAAAACAACAGTGACCACACGGGTGCGTAGACTGTGCGCGCCAAAAATAACAAACTAAAGTTTTTTTTAACCTAACAGATTTTGTGCTTTTGAGAAAAAAGCCACCCCCCGCTTGTGACCTGTAGTTTTTAAACATGGGGTGAATATATTACAGTAGTTTGTAATCATTAGTCACACACTGTGCTCGTACAAAAAATCCAGCTCGTATATATCTCTTTTTAGGGGAAAATGTGAGTGAATACTTGCACCGTAGAGGCCTGTATACTGTGGTCTGTTGGATAAACTTCTTGCACTATTAgttgttcatttttgttttaagtAGTGTATCttacactctctccccctcccttcactctgtCTCCAGTTGTCCCAGGTGATCTCAGCAGGTACAGTGGGGGATGATGGTATAGTGGAGACCATGAGGCGGTGTTGGGAGGAGAACCAGTATGTGCTGTGTCCTCACACAGCTGTGGCTGTGTGGCATCACTACCACTGTCCACCCAGCCCTGGAGTcaacaggtgagacacacatgaaagcacccacacacattcctgcACAAATGTGTTTACACACTATTCATCTCTACTGTATTTGTTCACAATATGACTCTTTATAACTACAACTCCTTAAGAGCTTTCTTTCacccctctgttctctctgccCAGGTGCTGCATAGCAACAGCATCTCCTGTTAAGTTCCAGGCAGCGGTACAGGAGGCGGgtctgacccttgacctcccAGAGGCTGTGACGGCTCTAGACAAGATGGCCACTCGCTTCCAAGAcctggagaggggacaggacTGGAAAACAGATTGGGAgaacaggctgagggagagaatCCAGTCAATTGGCTCAGTTAGGCAACAGAAGGTGTCTTATTACAACTGAAATTAAAACATAGTCTCAAAATCACTTATAATCACTCAAGCAAGTGAATGCGTTCTGAACTAATGGGTGTAAAAAAGACTTAAAAGCTGCAATAGGTAacataaaataaattaaaatatgaGAAATAGTACCCCCAATTTTTGTCTGAAATTctgtgctttcctccaggttGAGTGAATGACAGTGGCTTCTCAAAATAATTAAACTAGGCCTTCCTCGCTGAAGGCGTTTGGCTGAAACACAGAATTAATGGAATGTAATAAGTTGGAAAGTAGCAGGCTGCAAACATTTTATTGACTTTTCACAAGCACTAAGCTGTCTGTGCACATGGCACATGGTCTGTCTTGTTTTAGGTCTTTGTCATATTAGACACATAGATTGGTACATATTGGACCTCTATCTAATAAGTCTAAGGAAAGGTGAAAGGTTAAATTAACATCCACAATGCAGAGGGTGCGCTTGTCCACTACAGCGACGCGCTACGAGCGACGCAATGCTTTCATGTGAATCGCTtgtgtggtgcattgtgggtagcgacgctaCGCGATCCAAGTTGCGATATTCTCAACTTTATGGTGGTGTCTGAAACCGCTCCATGTCCACTATATAGTGCACTATTTAGGGTGTCAGCCATTTTGTAGAGGTGTCCGAATTCATtcactcatttattcattcaatcTCTTTCCCTACATTTGTTCACTTATCCTTACCCACATGCAATCTGATTTCGAGGGTACATCCtatcagagaatgtcttataaggGAAGAACtaccactctcgggaaacttatggcttctgaactggttgcagttccactcgaggttccatatgagggcgctcaTGGGtcagtgcagaatgaatggagatcTAAGGAGCCATACCCCCTCAAAATCCCCTTTTCTCAGGAGATAATTtattgtctagtaatttgaatgttgcatTCGAAAGGGGAGGTGTTAACACATACGTCATACGTTATGCGTGATGTTCAGTATAAATCCAATTTCGCAAATAAAGACTTTCTCTTATTCCGGTCTACCATTAACCGATGTGAGTTGTGTGAATCATTTCCTCCGTAAACGACATAAGTTTATCCCTACATTAGCCTAGTGAGAATGGCTGCGCCAACAGGTTATGGGCCCAGGCCACGAGTTGTAGGAAGTAGGTGGTGTAGATTGTGCCTTGACGGAGATGAGAAAAAGTACGAAATTTGGGAGACAACGTTTTTGGGACACATGCGCCTGCCTGCTGGGTCCGACGGTGAGGACAACGACATAGAGAACGACAGAAAGAAAAATGAAGAGGTATATGCAGAAATGATACAGTTCTTGGACGATAAAAGCTACCGACAATGGAAAAAAGCTCTCCAGATACTGAGAGACTATTACGCAGGTAAAGGCAAACCAAGAATTATTAGCCTGTACACAGAGTTAACGTCTTTGCAAAAGAGTACAGATGAAAGCGTCACAGACTATATCATTAGGGCAGAAGCAACGGTTACATCACTTCGAAATGCTGAATAGCTACTGAGTGATGGACTTTTGATTTTGAAAGGTTTACCGGAATCACGCAAACCGTTCGTTATTCACGTTACACAAGCAGACGAGTTTTGCCGAATTTAAGACCAAATTGAGAAGTTTTGAGGACACAGAAAAATATCGTGCTAGCTCGGAAGACAACGTGATGAGGGCGAGTgctactagcctggctgccagcccaacttctccccgcccccaaaaaaatttggtcgggaagttgggtctggagggtctcgtattggggaccaactacagaaaaccagaatctgggcgaaccaattaaattgccgggcaggctttataggatgatggacagatgatcaacagtaacgtaatcacccacgtcacaaaagagcgtttaagttgaatttgttttgaacaaacatggctaccgctggagatctggaatgttatgattctgccatcgagtctgttttataagacatcgacagcgcattaattttgaaagaggaacagagagacgcaatcaaggcatttgtcaaaggaaaatatgtttttgctgtCCTTCCTagttcctacgggat carries:
- the thnsl2 gene encoding threonine synthase-like 2, whose product is MRYCSTRGGVHGWDFREVLLSGYAPDGGMFMPENLTTLTPETLRSWAALSYPQLVVEVCSLFIPAELVPRPDLEALVCAALSGFSVPGAVRLARLKDGLAVLELFHGETLAFKDLAITCTVRFLDYFLHKESRRAIILVGTSGDTGGSAIQSVRGLGVVDVVVVYPRGRITPVQEKQMTTCLEDNVHVFAADGSSDEIDIPLRHLFADQELVKSHSLMSLNSVNWSRIMIQLAHFIYAYLKMSGLEQTVTGAPLPVLEVVVPTGGAGNIAAGTIVKLMGVPLRLVAMVNSNNIVHRTVKSGDFSMASNITRTLAPAIDIQDPYNMERVFWLLSGWDGALVKAMMEEFQQSHRHTLPEGLHKQLSQVISAGTVGDDGIVETMRRCWEENQYVLCPHTAVAVWHHYHCPPSPGVNRCCIATASPVKFQAAVQEAGLTLDLPEAVTALDKMATRFQDLERGQDWKTDWENRLRERIQSIGSVRQQKVSYYN